A window of Punica granatum isolate Tunisia-2019 chromosome 8, ASM765513v2, whole genome shotgun sequence genomic DNA:
AAAAACAAAGTAGAGTTACCTGATCAACACAAACACGCATTGCAAGACTCCCGCAACTCCTGTCCAAACTGAAGGACCAGTTGTCACAAGGGAATCCTGAATGAGAAGGCCGACCGATGCAGCTAGAGAGACAAAGGACACAACATAAGCAAAGAAAAGCCAAAGCTTCAACCTGCAATTCATGATGAGAGAAAGTTGTCATTCATCCAACACAGAAATGTCAATTGATACAAAGAATAACAAGTCAAGGAGGTACACTGCCATAGTGAATTCAAAAGCAACAACTCTACTAACAGAAAAGAATAGTAAGAAAAGAGGGGAAATTAAAGAGCTGCAGATCACGCCATTTTATTACGGCCATCACATTAAAACTTAGACACTACAGCTATTAGGGTATTAGGAAACATTACTAGATACCTATTAAAGATTAAGCACATAGAAGAGAAGATAGGATCAACATGCCAATTGTATTACTAAAGCACACCGCACCCTAACCATGGGTTTGTAGTAGATAACTGGGCTTGTGTACTCTCAATTTATCAGCCTCATCAGCAAAGAGATCTAAAAAGTGAATAGGAAGGAAGCATATAACTATTCTTTTGGGCAATCAACCAGACAACACTCCCAGAGTAGCAGTTACTAACAGGATATTTATATCTCTTGCATGGAAGTGATGATGAATAGATAATTAATTGGCCAAGATCAAACAGATGCCAATCATAAATGAAGATTCATGGCTAGGCATCACTGCAATATGCATAATTAGAATATATCGTGTGCAAAATGAAACTTGTATAATTGTAATGAAGGAAAGAGTAGCAGAGGTTTAATACGGAAACATGACTAGAGAGTTACAGAAGCTGCAATATGCACAATTAGCATAATATCATGCAATAAAATGAAACTCGTATAATTGTAATGAAGGGAAGAGGAGcagagctataatatgaaaacATATCTAGAGAGTTACAGAAGAGATTTTTCACAGTCCTGAAGAGATTTTTCATCAGCAGCAGTTCAATGTGATAAGACCCAATGCTGGCCAACCCTAATAAGTTGTTGATGaacttttttcattaaatggtttttttgaaatttctatCACAGCATTGAACCTTCAAATAAAAGAAGGAATTTTCCTTCTTAGTTAAGCACATGCCTTGTGACAATTTAAGATAATCAACTACCTATCagtaaatattaatattttaacaaCAGCATAACGTAGAACACTATGTTAAGTTAAACAGGGGATATTTCCAGAACATTGCAGAACAGCTCATCCTATACCTACACCAAGCTAAAGCAGCATAGGCAAACTTAAGCCCATCTGTATGCTATCTAACTCAACTGACAGTGACAACTAAAGCACTTGCTGCCACCTCCTCTATTCCTGAAGAGGAGACATTCTGCTTCCCATTGaggaaatttaaaaatcttgTCAAgcctcttttattttattttattttattttttgctgaattttGTCAAGCCTCTTATCCGAAGAACAGGAAAGAAGGATTCAAAGAAGATTAATTACATTTCAACTTATATTTCCGTTTCCCACACTATAATCACACCAAAAATACATGCACTCTTCAATCCAAGCATTAGCTTAATTAGTGTCGGTTGACGGGTCATATCAGTGTAAGATATCCTGTAACAAGATGAAATAATTTCATGCATGCATCAAACACATTCGGATCACAGCAGCAGCTAAGGATTAGTTCTAATTAGAGACTGATAAAATCAGAAGGTTAAAGTAACCCAGTCATCATGTCATCACCTTGGAACATTTTACACCGTCTATGTTGTGACCCATTTAATTTCTAACAATTTGAAGACCTACCTCAGGAGAATGACAGTGATATTTCTCCGTGGATCATCTAGTATCTTCCCCTCTCCATGACCAACTCTTTAGTCTCACTCGTTTCGATGACAAGTAAATTTACTTGGATGGATAGATCGGGAATGACCGAAGAGCAGTTTTCATGACCACACTACGATAAAATCTTGTAAAAGACGTCGACTTGAACTGCACGGAGTATTACTCGAATTTCAATTTCGGTAATTGCTTCGTGAACAATTCAACATATGTGAAACCTCAGCACACTAATCGAACAGCCGAAGAGTAAATACAAAGAAGGCTGAGAAGCTTTACCTCCACTCGCCTTCATCGTAGGGAGAATAGTCGATATCCTCTTTCCTAACGCAATTGAACATCAGAGCAGCTAAAGACGCAAATATCCCTTCAAAGCAAGGACAACAAACACAATCAACAGTCACTTCAGTGACCCTAACCCTAACAGGAACCGAAatttccaaaataaataagacgGCCTCTATCTTTTATCTGATATACGTCGATTATACCAGGAAGGTAGTGAACGAAGGAGACTTTGACGGAGCTGCAGACGACAGCGTCGATCCAGAACCACCATCCGGCGCCGAAAACAGACCCAGCGATGCCGGGACCGAAGATCGCCCAAAGCTCGGCCAAATCCATTGGGGGTAGGTGTCTGCTTGCCGCGGCTCGACTCCGATGTCTAGGTATCCGATTGAGTGGCGCAAAGGAAGTGGAGCAATCCCCTGAACGATTTCGATGACTTCCCGCCGGAGAAGATTCTCTtcggaggggaggggaggggaggggaggggaagggaagggagtAGAAGATGGTGGGGAGGGTGGGGGGGAGCAGCGACAGCCTATTGTGAACCGTGTGGAAAGGGGATTGTGAGCTCCGGTGGGTACCTTCCTTGCCTCGCGGTGCTTTGCTTGCTGCTCTGTCtctctccttcctcttcttgcctttttcttccaaaacaaaaaataaaataaaaagaaaaaaactaattatattttatataacatTTACAATTTTTACCCTACTAGCGAAAATATCCGGCATTTGCCACGTGATTATTCGGTAAAGAAACTTTAGATTATATATGCCAAATTCgcgttattattattattattattattattcgtATAAACTATATATCATATTAATATAACGGTAAAATGTagtttgattaattaaaatagaCGTTTTATTCAAcatctatataaaatatataattttgaccCATGTGTCGCACGAAATTTTTAttacaattataattatatttatttaattcaaactttgactttttttagttaaatttcaaaacttTCGTATagaattcttttttaatagaatataatatttaataattatatccaaatatCCTAAGGAATTATGactaattcatatattattacTATATTTGAATTGGAGCAGTGATAtaacttttttataattctcaTTTTTCCGATTCGATCAAAAATTAATATGCCATTAGTTTTTAGAATAATTCTATAACTATCATAAGTTTTTaggatatattaaaattaaaatattttaatttatataaataaatgaacatttaattaaaatatttataaatagagATAAAAACAATCAATTTTTAGATTGATTTTatctttatataattataattgattctttattttatcaataatgaatatatttatttagtaaTGACAATAAAtgattgaaattttgaaatattctctttttttaatattttctttatattcatatatattattattaatattaactattatcttttaatttctatataacatatgaattagtaatgaatttagtattttaCCCCTATTTATTAGTCTGTtgtcaactttatatatatatatatatatatatatagtgattGTGAAACGAGAGGGAGGATTAACGTTGTTACTCTAATCTCTAAATCATCAATTCCTCATCATCCGACTTCTCGCATACCTACACTTTGCATTAAATGGGGTAAATAATTATTCCATTAATCTCCAAATTAATAACCCACAAACTACAATAAAGCATTAGTTAATGTTTTGACCTCCAATTAATTGTGTGATGAGGTGTCGCCCATAAACTTTAACTAGTTTTTTTATCGGTGCAATGCATGAATGTGTTCTTATATCTCTATATCATTTTTATCGTAATTGTTTATACTTTGAAACATCCATTTTCTTATacaaaatgataaataaattctagttattaattttaatattcaaataataattttctaatagaACTTAGACTAAGCTAATTACTACATAAAACATTGTTTATAGCATCCTTATTGTtaagttatatattttatcttttgttAGTAAATAGCGTTATGTTATAAATCTTTTCATTTAGAGAATCatgatgtttttttttcagaaactcaacatatgatagatttttTGTAGTGTTTATATCATTTGTATTTGTTCGTTTTAACACACATATATCCTTTCTTATAAAAATcattctgatttttttaaaaatgtatttattttttaacacaataaaatatgctCAATGTTAATTTCAAGTTTCATTTGTtagttaataatattttactaATCTCGAATGGTttggtaaacattttttagtTTAATAGTCGCaatgtattatatttttatctaaTCACTAGATaataaataagtttttttatagatattcaCATAAGATTGGTTATgcctttttaaaatataaaattagatgacattcttattttaaatatttagtttttatttcataaattcatatattataataattttatccttataataatagaaattatGTTAACATcgaattaaatatttatttgctaGCATACTTATTTGTGACTTAGTTTTTAAATTGGGCAGTTTCTATTAAACCGATAAGATATTGGATTTTCATAATTGGTTTCTCTTGATTAAatcaattctcttaattttttacatattattttaatattttttgtattGATGAGAaagtatttattattataggaatcaattttacttttttatatatatgaatatggaTTTGATATTCAATTTATAttggaaaatttaaaaaaatcacaataaagcattaatttttttgacatcgcttttgatgattataatatatttttatttttttcccaatcTATCCATATCTACTCGGACTCCTCTTTACATTTCTGAGACAAGGGTTTCTACATAGACTCTCTTCGTGTCATGGAGACGCTTCAAGAGAAGTCAGaaacataagaaaatatttcctTTGAGGACTTGGCTAATTGTAAAATTCTACTTGGCGAGCGATTGGCcctttttcaattcaaaaaatcGAGCTGATAGATTATAGTATTCAGTTTCATATAAATCCATAATTTTCTATTCAAAGTTTCTGTATAGGATTAATTCCCAACACCCGCTCTCACATGACAAGTTGTGACTATAACATATTAATATAACGATAAAATGaagtttgattaattaaaatagaCATTTTATTCAACATctttataaaatatagaaTTTTGACCATGTGTCGCACGGAATTTTTAttacaaatataattatatttatttaattcaaaCTTTGATTgttttttagttaaatttcaaaactttcatatagaatttcttttttaatagaaTATAACATTTAACAATTATATCCAAATGTCCTAAGGAATTATGactaattcatatattattacaCTACTAGCACGGTGGTCTAGTGATTAAGTATCAAGCGCTTcacttgaacatcacgagttcAAACCTCACTGAGGACGTAGAGCTCGCCACTATGTGggtgtattatgggatggcGGTGGCCGGCCCATAATACTTGATCCAGTGGGCCCTAgacttaattcactagtgtGTTGGTGAGGCTGCGGTGACCAAGTTGGGCTAAAGTCTCAGTGAGCTATGGCGAAATGAACATTTCGTGGCGGTTAGGTTCCCTTAGTTGGGTCAGCCACAGCGGGCTAATAACTCGACCTAGCCTttcattcagcaaaaaaaaaatcatatattattacTATATTTGAATTGGAGCAGTGATATAACTTTTTTATAGTTctcatttttccaatttgaTCAAAAATTAATATGCCATTAGTTTTGAGAATAATTCTATAACTATCATAAGTTTTTaggatatattaaaattaaaatattttaatttatataaataaatgaacatttaattaaaaatatttataaatagataaaaacaatcaatttttagattattttatctttatataattataactaattctttattttatcaattatgaatatatttatttattaatgacAATAAATGAtcgaaattttgaaatattctcttttttgaatattttctttatattcatatatattattattaatattaactattatcttttaattttctatataaCATATGAAATAGTAATGAATTTACTATTTTGCCCCAATTTATTAGTCTGTtgtcaactttatatatatatatatatatatatatatatatagtgattGCGAAACGAGAGGAGGATTAACGTCGTTACTCTAATTTCTAAATCATCAATTCCTCATCATCCGACTTCTCGCATACCTACACTTTGCATTAAATGTGGTAAATAATTATTCCATTAATCTCCAAATTAATAACCCACAAACTACAATAAAGCATTAGTTAATGTTTTGACCTACAAGTAATTGTGTGATGAGGTGTCACCATAAACTTTAACTAGTTTTTTTACCTATGCGGTGGATGAATTTGTGTTCTTATATCTCTATAtcatttttatcataattgtTTATACTTTGAAACATCCATTTTCTTATACAAAATGATAAATCAATTCAAATAAAACTTAGACTAAGCTAATTATTTCATAAAACATTGTTTATAGCATCCTTATTGTtaagttatatattttatcttttgtcAGTAAATAGCGTTATGTTATAAATCTTTTCATTTAGAGGATCATGATGTTTTTTTTCAGAAACTCAACATATGATAGATGTTTTGTAGTGTTTATATCATTTGTATTTGTTCGTTTTAACACACATATATCCTTTCTTATAaaaatcattttgatttttttaaaaatgtatttattttttaacacaATAAAACATGCTCAATGTTAATTTCAAGTTTCATTTGTtagttaataatattttactaATCTTGAATGGTttggtaaacattttttagtTAATAGTctcaatttattatatttttatctaaTCACTAGATaataaataagtttttttatagatattcaCATAAGATTGGTTATgccttttttaaatataaaattagatgacattcttattttaaatatttagtttttatttcataaattcatatattataataattttatccttataataatagaaattatGTTAACATcgaattaaatatttatttgctaGCATACTTATTTGTGACTTAGTTTTTAAATTGGGCAGTTTCTATTAAACCGATAAAATATTGGATTTTCATAATTGGGTTTCTCTTGATTAAatcaattctcttaatttttaatatattattttaacattttttgtATTAATGAGAaaacatttattattataggaatcaattttacttttttatatatatgaatatggaTTTGCTATTCAATTTAtattggaaaattttaaaaaatcacaataaagaattaatttttttgacatCGCTTTTGAcgattataatatatttttattttttttccccaatcTATCCATATCTACTCGGACTCCTCTTTACATTTTTGAGACAAGGGTTTCTACATAGACTCTCTTCATGTCATGGAGACGCTTCAAGAGAAGTCGGaaacataagaaaatatttcctTTGAGGACTTGGCTAATTGTAAAATTCTACTTGGCCAGCGATTGGCCCTTTTCTAATTCAAAAAATCGAACTGATAAATTGTGGTATTcaatctcatataaatccaTAATTTTCTATTCAAAGTTTCTGTATGGGATTAACTCCCAATACCCGCTCTCACATGACAAGTTGTGACTATAACATTTCACCTACACGTATTACATGGACATAAAAAAAACTCGCCCTCAAGAACTGATTACAAGCTCCACACTCAAGCCAACACAAGCGCACTTTGACTGCCCTCGATAAAGAGATAATTAAAGAGACTTGGCATAGTGTGAGCTCACATGAGTGCGTAGAAGCCTAACCAACtatgataccatgtaaaatttcaCTGGGTCTATAAGCAATTGGATCATTCTCCAATCCAAAACCTCAAGCTGATAGATTGTGGTATCCACTCTCATATAAACTCACGATTTTTTATTTCGTGTAAAATTAACTCTCAACACTAATAATTTCCATATTGAAGAGAAATACTGTAAACAGGTTGAAAGCAATGAGCGGAATGCTAAAGGGGCCAACGTCAACGTCATGGAAGTAAACGAATATAATAGACTGTATGTCTTTCTGGCTTGatttatccaaaaataattaaaataaatatgcatatgTAATTGACTCGTCTAGGttgtaatattattatttggaACATggtaattttagaaaattggTTGTGATGTAATCAACTGTAGCATGTTAATATTTGAAGAATGtttgatataattaaaatagattTAATTCCTccttttcaataaaaaatttgataaatgtCAAACTGGTATGCTTACTAAAATCATACGTTTACTACGATTGAAAGAAGTACATAATTGCTTTTAATTAGTGCATAGTGATGTGTTGGGCTTGCATGAAACTCGTAGGTTGAAATAAAtgctttgttttatttatatgaaattgcaatgtaaattatttaggatcaaattgatgggTAATGACTATCTCATggaacttttattttattttattttattttattattttcttgagTAAAATGGGGATACTGCACAATATATATTCACTGTAACAAAACAGTGTAGCATACACAAGAATATGGTATGAATCGAAATGATTAACGGAATTGTGTGTATAACAAATTCCCAAGTGGGGAATGATTAAATATTGGTTTGAGGTATAATTATTCAAGATAACACTCATTTATTATGGAGCGATTATCATTGAACTTTTCAGTTGAGGAAATTTGATTGAGATCATTAATTAAACAGAAATGATTATTCCTCCGATTCGGCATATCGCCGAATCTCTCTGTGTATCAAAATGCCCCTGCTTTTAATGGTATTTACATGCATGCCACGTAGGGTGATTCGGCCGTGCCACATTGGGGGAAATGACTACTCTTAATCAAGGACTTGGGACTGAACTTAAAGGATGAACCCATATTTTAAAACCATCAATGATGACATTTCGACCTAACaggtaaaatcatatttttttcggttataaagaaggttcattttaaaatcatcaatGATAACATAACGTTTGGTACGGCGTCGAGCTTTGAGTTC
This region includes:
- the LOC116189010 gene encoding transmembrane protein 50 homolog, with the protein product MDLAELWAIFGPGIAGSVFGAGWWFWIDAVVCSSVKVSFVHYLPGIFASLAALMFNCVRKEDIDYSPYDEGEWRLKLWLFFAYVVSFVSLAASVGLLIQDSLVTTGPSVWTGVAGVLQCVFVLISGLIYWTSHSE